The Oryza brachyantha chromosome 7, ObraRS2, whole genome shotgun sequence genomic interval ctCATCTCATTGGAATCCATGAAGTCATCGCGGTCACGGAAGCAGACCCGCAAGGATTGCAATGGAGCCGGTGCGCCACTGCCGATGGAGTGAGAGGTGCTATATTCCATCTGTTTTTCCACACTAGCCGCTCGAAAGACcacccatcttatttaatttatttatgatattgagcataattaactATTCTTAATTATAATCTTCACGATGCAACATATGTTTCCCAAATCAACTGTGTTTGCAAACTTTACTATTCCCGACTCAAcacgtaatttatttttaaaacttttttaaaatttattttaatttataaaattaaaattaacttagtCCGGTGCAACGCACGGGCATTTTGCtagtattatattaaaatggattaataaatatatcttatcgaagttttaaataaaatatttaatatacttataaaaaacatagttaGATTTAAAATGGACATCCAAATCAATGGTTAGATTTGATTCTACTACACTACTCCCAAGCCAAATAGAATGTACCGTAAAAGCATCCATTTTCTTTATAACCTTAATCTCTACTAAATAAACGAGAAATacttatgtttaaattttgttctaaaatacaaCTAACTCCTCTACCTGTATTCTCTTCCTAACTAATCATAATATTTGtacatttaatttcttcatatattttgcttctctcaaccaatcacaatatTCGATTCAGTTCCACGTACTTCCTTATTACTATACATACACTACAACTTAATGGGATATAGATTGTTTagcggcatatttataaataaaaaatattctgtgaataaaattataaacatttctagcaatttaaaagtcaatgctaataaataaactaagataaatCCTGAAatttacttcaaatttaaagattaaaatttaaattttggcctgTAATCATAAAGGCTAGGACTCTGTCTCCTGAAGGCTAGGCTACTATACATGGATATTGATCAAGTCAGCCCGGGCGATGTGTTAGGATCAAGCCCTAAGATCGTTTTTCTCCGAGCAATTTGGCAAAGAAATCACTGTGCCAACATTATCTTTACATCTTTAAAAAGCTTTTTAGAAATGGCCCTgatttttttgatattatagaatactacctccgtcccataataaccttatttttcgtttttccgtgtccaatctttgaccattcgtcttatttgaaaattttgttaaaatttttaaaaaaatagtcacttataaagtactatttatattttatcatctagtaacaataaaaatattaatcgtaaaaaaaattcaaataagacgaatggtcaaacgttggacacggaaaaacaaaaaataaagttattatggaacggaggtagtaatctAATATTTTGAACAAGTGAATACCATGTATTTGAGTAAGCACGGGCATTTGCTAGTTTTCATAATATttcaatatacatatacatcatttttaatatatatatatattatatactgtAGCAAAGCGCAAAACATTATAGTAGatgtatttattatatattttaagtattcattgcatatttatatatactagagATAGCTGCCGCAGAAACTTCTAAAAAAACTTAGCACTTAGGGGCCATGGTAGCAAATGAGCTTATGGTTCTATGGACGAAATACATGATGCATCCAACATGAGTAGATTAAATGGTTTGACGAAATTTTCAAGAACGTCTCTTTGTTTAGCCAGATACAAAATAAAAGGTGTGAAGCTTCACTTCAGAAACTGTGATAGTCGTATAACACAATTCATGCGAGGAATCAACCAATaagaaatactccctccatatgtaaatatatgacGTCGCATGAATTCAACCAATAAGTAATATTCCCTCCATACCAATAAGTAATATTCTCttcatatacaaatatacgacattgaactaaccaacgtcaaTGGAAAGAGGGAGTATGTCTTAAGACGCATGCTACCGGCCCCATCTTACCAGTATCTCATATTAATGAAGTTACGAAGATATGATTATCTGGAGATGGATTACATCAAGCAGGAGAGAAGAACATATCAGCAGGCAAATAGCACATTACGATACTAGGATACGTGTATTCCTTGTTCAGAGCCAATCCAATAATCCGAATAGTGTACAACCCAACCAAGTAATCTCATACAACCTAATGGGATAGTAAACCCAACCAATTACACCGTAACTAAGGTAATGTCAACAAGAACAATGCACTCCAAGACCACATGCTCCACCTTGAATCCAACAAACTCAAGGACTGGATCATCCTTCAGCAAGCTCCTTTAACTGTAAGTGCCCATGCCGATGTTGGAGCCACCGTACGGGGCACCCCCAGCAGCATCCCGGGACTTGGAGTAGCTAATGTAGTAGAACTCACTGAGGATGGCTGTGAAGAAGGTGAAGGCCGCACCAGCAGCGAAGACACCCTTGCGCACAGTCTCGCAAGAGAGCGGGTTACCACCAAAGATCCCCCTGTACCGGGTGTGGTATGCATTCCGGATGGATCCAGCCAGCAAGCATGCCTCGGCAATGAGGAAGGTCAACCTGCCAATGAACACGAAATATCTCATTGACTAAACATTTTACGGAAAGTGTATTTGATATGATTTGGTTggcatataataattaaattcaaatatgtacAGAAATGAAAAGCAAAACTAAACCGTTTATACCCTAGTGTAGTTTGGTCAATAACATGAAGCAACAGGAAGGAATATAACAAAAACTGTTGAATGGATACATACCAGATTACATTTAGGCCtactttgattcaaagaaaatttataggaattttagagaattttatttctatagaaattttttctacaaagccctttgaatcaaagaaatgaaccctatgaaattctTATGGAATGCCTCTTTCTATacaagttttgaaaaaaatttagtaaaacctcatggaaaaattcCCTTTACGTCTTTATTTCTCcttaaattcctgtgtttttcctgtggtccaatcaaatggtcattcctacgttttttttatgttttgcaatcctctattttacacttacattcctGTTTGAAACATATGCTTTTCctattcctccgttttttcattcctataaTTCAAAGGGGCCCTTAGATTGTAGGCGATAAAACATCTGTTCCACCTAGAATCTAATGAACATGTAGTTCATGTTTAAGTGTATGTAGTGATGGACACAAGAAGCACCACTCACAGCAGCAGGGTGaataaatttggatttgatgACATTTGACAGTATCTATTGATAGGTGTACATTATATTTaagcttttttttaacttatttcATGAAGGTTTGTCTACCAAAGACACCAAGAAGGCAAGAAAGCAAGGTTTTTAATTGATGCTGACTTCAGAACCTCTTGGGATATCCCAATTGTTGATTTCAAGAAAGACCATATTCCCAAGTTTATTAAGAAAACAACACAAATCAATAAATTTGTGAAaagatattaaatattattccCCCTGTCACACACAGCTATAGTATAGTGAGCTGTGCCAGGCTAGTAACATGGTGtcaatactttatttaagtcAATGGGGCTAATTAATAGCACAGGTACCACCAGCGGAACAAgacaaaatagtttttatcAATATGAGCGCAAtgctatattaaaaattaaaaattatttagtgcAACTGATGTAGGAGAACTCGTTTAACTGTTAAATCCTTACAAAGCAATCAGTGATAAGCACTTTGTGCTTTGTGGGGCAAGTGCATTTGAGGCAGTTAGGTGGACATAAGCAGTCACTCATGTAGCAGTTGGACATATGCGTCACTGACGTAGCAGTTGGACATATGCAGTCATGTAGAAGTCCAGCAGAATAGCAGATCTACCATTTGTTGAAGTAAACTGTTGCTACTTTGAAAGGAtagattctcttttttttagatgTTTGGAAGGATAGATTCTTGAATGGGAGGTGGCTTACAAAGTTTCAGTGAGTCTAATGAAATGCAAAAGTGAATCTAAGAAAAAAGCGAGCAAGCCTGTCTCTTGAATTCGGAGTTCTGACTTTTGATTTATTTGTGACAAAGGAACTGCCATAAAGTGAAAGCAGCCTTCTGTGCGagctgaaaaaacaaatcatagtAGTGCTAATTTCCTTACACAAATGGACAGCAAATCACTACTTTGTGTATGCCACAATTCACTTCAACCCTTCACCCACAGTCAGCGTAACGAGGCAGCATTCATGTGCTTAAACTATATTTTGGTAAGCATGAAAGAGATAGTTCACCTAATAGATCTAAAGGAAGAACCACTTTTGCATCTGAATACAGCATTACGACCTGATGCGCAGCTTTTTAGACTAAAATTATAGCGAGTGAATGAGCAGAACAGCTCAAAAGCATAGTCCACTGATGAAAATTGGTTCtaatttgttataaattaataCCCAACCaagcataaatatatcatCCAATAATTGCCCTTTAGATCCTCCTACCTACTAACTAAGGGCGCACTCAGAAGTGCAATACAAGATCTGCTAAAACCACCGGATCCGATCCCCGCATTGTCCACAGCAACCGGATCTGAACTGATGCTGCGTGCCGTGAACTCCAACCACAGCGATAGATCTAGCTAGAAATCACTACGCGGATTAAACTACCGCCGACCCAGATCCAGAAGACAAGGAAGGAAcgaaaataagatgaacacCCCCGAGATCTCAAAAGGTGAGCAGGAGAAGGCAAAGCGTTTGGTGGTTAATTagcatttgatttgatttttttttttttggggggggggctTACCATgcgaagaggaagaggatgagGGCGCAGGCGCGGGACCCCCCGGGCTTGAGGCCGCGGCCGCAGCAGAAGCACTTGCTGGCGAGCATGACGACGACctgcgcggcgaggaggaggaggagcgcgccGACGCCGTAGCCCGTGGCGATGTCGGAGTCGTAGACGCAGTAGTCGTACTCCTTGACCATGTCGGGCGTCACGGTCGCCTTGCTGCGGCGctgctcggcggcgacggcgaggccgaagGCGATGACGTCGAGGAGGAGCACGGAGACGAGCACGATGATGGACGCCATCGCTGCCGCTTGCTGCCGCCGCGGGTGGTGTGTGCTGTGTGCTCACGCTCGTGACGCTCCCCACTCTCCTCGTGCCGCGTTAAatgctgcggctgcggctgcggctgcggcgggtAAGGGGTAAGCGcgcgtgtgtgtgtggtttgctttttttttttttgggtgcgTGTCGGTGGGGTGAGTGAGGTGAGGCGGTGGCGGTAGCACATCAGGATCCGGTGCTGGTGGCGTgggtttgggggggggggggggggggggggggggggggggggtgagtGTGGAGGTGGACGGGCTAACTGACGGTggtcccacctgtcggtggctTATTTTATTGATTTCCCCTCGCGTCGGGTTGGTGGCTGATTTCACGTGTTACGACTTCCGACGGGACGGACAGCGAGCCTGGCTTCACCGCTCGTCGGCCGTCACTAGGGTTTACAATTTGCCGCTGCTACAGGGGCGAAACTAGCGAGAATCCGTGAGCTACTCGTGAGCTAATCTTGGACATCCACATGGTCGTCTATGTGGCTACGAGTGATTTGCCACGTTAGCGGTGTTCATTGTGCTTGTCACATCGTGAAGCCACGTGGTACGCTAACATACTCTCATCTATGGACTCAGTCGGCAATAGACATGTgccctccttttctttgacATGCGGGTCAGTCACTTCACTAACTTATCTCTCTCCCTTTAAGGGCTGACGCAGTCAATCTTCTTTTACTtaatagaaataaataattattatgtcATAGATCAAATTAAATTCCAGAAATTACATTTTAATGGCTCGAAACCTTAAAAATCCATAACTAATTTATACGAATTTGTCATTCAAGTCTCACAATTCTTCTAAGATTGAGCTCTACGTATTTTTCTTACTTTTCAGTACTATTTCAATGACctttattagtttttattcCTTGTTTAGCATGTCAATGCATAGGATCCGCCAGGTCAAACTTCATGACAGTAAAGGAAAGTGTTCGGAGGATTGTTTGAAGAAGCAAGGCAAGTCACACATCCCAATTCTTGAGCATTTTGATCCCATATTGAGAAATAATTTCCTTTCGCTAAATAAagtgcatgttttatttaattacacTGGACTATGGAATGCCCATATGCTTGTTTGCGGTCATGTTTACATAAATACTAGTACCTTGTAACCTTGAGTAATAATTTGACTAGCTTGTGTCACTCTTGTGATCCAGCTAGAAATAGGGCATGGTATAATTTACCTCTCTCATGGTTAATTAGTCATCTTATATCATGATCATATGTAGAGCTACGAGCTTAAAGTTTTCCTTGACCATGTGTTAATGGTCATAATTACTAAATTAAATCATACTTAATGGTGAGTtgtgggtgtatggttttgCTTGTCGCACCATGCCAATTAAGTATTGGTTCATTGGGAAATCCTTGTGAAACAAACCGTACTTACCACAAGTTAGTATGGGCAACAACTAGATTGAAAGTATAGCTCTTTTCTCTCCTAGGCTCCAAGGCGAGAGTAGGCATAATGGAGTTAGGTCGGCCCAGGGTAGAGTTGATCGGAAGCCCAATCCACCGTGACGTAAAGGGTAGCTTGCTCGCCAAGGGTGCCTATGTAGGGGGTGTAACCTCAGCATGGTGTGGATGATTATGACGGTGTTATGTAGATGATCCTGCCATAATCCCTTTTCAAGATGTCGTAATGGCATTCATAACACAAAAACGTGTCGTGggtgtgtcttgtgggtaaaattGTACACGTCTAGTTAGAGTAAATTTATTCGAATAGTTATGCTCGTGGTTATAGGTGATCGTTCGAGCTTCACTATGTTTAGCAtcactattttaaatttaatttaatttgactTTAATGAACTAGGTAAGTTTAGATGGATGAATTGAAGTGTCAATGATCTAGATTGGCATTAAAACTAGGGGGTGGCAAGCGAGACACATAAATCAATGGTTAAGCAGTAGATAAGGgattacccaggttcaggctctcaaCATAAGACAATACCCTGCTCATGCTTGAATTTGTATTTCAGTGAAGAATGGATCAACAATGAACTCACCAATCTAGTATATCGTGTCCCTCTGAGGACCTACCTCCTTATATACCGAGAGACAAGGTTATAGATAAAGACCTAATATGATAAGATCAAGCCTATCTAGCCCAGATATCCGACAACCCATGGATACAATATGGATATTGCCGAACTCCTAACCAACCTAGTACAAGATTATATTTATCCTTACTTACTTGGCACCCTTTCTCTATACAGATACATACAGATTATGTATACCCCATATCTAGTTATCCCACATAAAGCATGTTCAATGTGACATAGTGTTGTTAAGGTGAATGGCTGGACCTGattcaacgtggtgtaacatgtCGGTGTTTAATTGAAATAAATTGTTTAGTTgttttgaaatgcaaatgtttataaataccTTTGTGGAAAATAGCCATCAACCTTCTTTGGTATCATGTACACGACAGTATCATTGGTGTGACTTGTAAAGTACGGCATGTGATACTCGATCTTGCcattttttgtcttttagaaGTGAAGTGGTTAAGCGCTAAAGTTGAGATTAGAGTACCAAAGCTCATACCTGTGTTAAGCTTGTTTTTGGAGTGAAGATAAGCCCCGCTTGTCTCGATCTttccattaattttttttcttacacgCGAGGACCAAGTGCCTCtgctatcaaaattttacgatttatttattgtatgaaattctttattgatttgttattttatatatctcAGTTGATTCTTGAACtcagattttaatacacaaaattatatgaaaaacaaCTAAACTTTTGTACGTGACGTAGGTTTCGTTCATTAGTCGGGTAAATAATTGGCGTGGAAAataaagtaatatattagtatataattaattaatattagttaataaaaaatagattaatgtattttttaaattaactattctttaaaaattttaacaaatatACTGTCAGTTTGACAGTTTAAGTAACAAAGGGTTAATTAGTTTATGCCATTGCAATTCActgatttagaaaaatataattactatTTTCGAAATCGGATGTATACCACTGCTATTTTTctagaattatatatatgccatTGATGTCACGATTTTCATCCATCCCCTTCATTTTCTGTCATCTTCCTTCTTTCTCCCGTTTCTCTCCATCTTCTTCCCCATCTTCTTCCCCCTTTCTCCTTCTTCCTTCGTTCTTCGTCTAATTATCCTTCTCGGCAGCAATGCAAAAAGGAgaagtcggcgacagcgatGTGCCACCGCAGATTGTCCTCCACTGCAACAGCCTCGAGCTTAGCCAGCAAGGGATCCCATGGCAAGCTCAGTCTCGAGCTCTCTCTCACCACGAAGATCTCACCACGAAGATCGGGAAGGCCTGGAAGGAGATGTTGCCGAAAGGGACAGCGCCGGGGAAGACGAGGCGACCTTTCCACCTTCATCGCAATGACGGTGCAGCGGGAGCATCACAGGCGGGAGAAGAGGGTAGGCCGCCGTACGTCCTGAGGTCCTCCCGGTCCCGTCTGGATCCGGACGGCTGCTGCCCGTTGAGCTCCTTCCGACGGCGCCCCGCTCCTGGTGCAGAAGAGGGTAGGCTCACCAGATCCAGGTCATCTTCGACGACGGCCGTGTCGAGATGCCGCAGTGGGGAGGGACTGATGGTGGTGGAAGAGGGACTAATAGCGGCGTCGAGGTCGTGTTGCTCACCTGGTGGTCCTGCTGTTCGTCGAGAGGATGGAAGAAAAGTGAAAAAGATGATGAAAGAATAAGGAAGAAGACGAAAAACGTTTGGAATGGATGAAAATGTGACGGGAGTGGCATGTTCTAATTTTAAGAAAGTGCAGTGACACTCAcccaattttataaatagtagTGGTATTTTGCTAAATCGGCAAATTTACAATGGCATGGAACTAATTAACCCAAAAACAAACGTGTGGCTGCAGTAGCCGCGCCTGCTTTCAGTTCGCTTGCCCAAGTTTGATTTCCCCTTTTCGGCATGCGCTGAAAATATTTTACCCTTAGCTAGCAGGATTCTCAAAATGTATCCTATGGctcaaaaaactgaaagttTTCCATGCAATTTGCTACGGACAACTGTTTAGAAAATTCGATTTAGTTTATGATCCGCGCGAGGTTTTTCGTGTTGCGTGCGTGTGGGCTCACGGCTCTCACGCGACGGCCAGTGAAGCATGCGAGCGCACCACGCCAACGAGAACAACGCCGGACCTCCTCTACTACTCCATGTGGGACTCGTTTCAGGTGACGACTCGCTGTAGTACCGTCATCGCCTAGGACAGTGTCTGACACGTGTTGAGACGTTCCCAACAGCGAGCATGCACTATGCGGTGATGTGTCAAGTAGCCTCATCCCTCCCCATCTAAAATTTTTCCGTCTAGCTCGGATGAGCCGCACCCCCCATGAAGCTCTCCGTCCCCTGCAGGACGCCGACCTCacccgcccgtcgccgctaGATCCCGGAGCGCCGCAGCCGAGGTCGTCGTTGTCCGCCGGGACGCGCCATCGCTGGGACGTGCCGTCGCCCACCGGgacgcgtcgccgccgggacGTGCCGTCGCCCACCGGgacgcgtcgccgccgggacgtgccgtcgccgcgagagagagaaaagagagggagagatggagAGAAGGAGAACCGCCGGGacgtgccgtcgccgcgagagagagaaaagagagggagagatggagAGAAGGAGATAGGCTGagacattaaaaaaagaaaaagtttaGGTGAGTCCCATATGAGGCATTATGTATTATAGAGAATGTATCCTATCTATGACTTGGTCCTAGGTGGCATCACTTTTTTAATGAGACTTCTTGATGAAACTCTATGCACTGTGCATGCTCTCATGTGCCCGTGAGGCTGTCATATGGGGCGTGAAGCCGTGAAGAGAGAAGAAGGGACCCAAGCGATATACTCCTTccgattattattttttacacgtctgacttatatatatataattaactttttgtcttgtttatttcttttaaatatataaagttatggatcacatttaaaattattttaataataaatcaaatcgtaagaaaaaataattatatacaatttttaaatgACCGTGTAAAAGTATATATGGGCTGCCAAGGAAACCTCGAGCCATGGCCAGAGATTATTGCAGACGATAATTTGATCGATGCATTAGATGCGCTttctcaaataaatatatatatatatatatatatttatatatattaatacatagtttaACTTTACACCGTGTTTGTTTTAAGCTCCTCACttcagttaaaaatatttatcgtttaggACAAGACTtagtcaaattttataaagttcTGGCAACTaatttttgttagaataaatttataaaatcaaataagtttatgatattatcgACAGTACCTTTTGAGGAAAATCTACATAGTGTCcgttttgaatttaaaaaggcatttaagaaataattgatggttagtattttaaaagttcGATCAAATCTTACtctaaactataaatatttttttatcggaACGAGTATTTGTTAGGTCTATTAATTTTCTATAATGTTTAATTTGTCCAAATAATAAGTACTAGGTCATCCTAGGCTATAATCCAGTGAATAATTCTCGTgttatttcattttataaaaagttttgacATTTCTCAaattatgtttctttaaatttaaataagtttaAAGAAAAGAATATACT includes:
- the LOC102701559 gene encoding uncharacterized protein LOC102701559 — its product is MASIIVLVSVLLLDVIAFGLAVAAEQRRSKATVTPDMVKEYDYCVYDSDIATGYGVGALLLLLAAQVVVMLASKCFCCGRGLKPGGSRACALILFLFAWLTFLIAEACLLAGSIRNAYHTRYRGIFGGNPLSCETVRKGVFAAGAAFTFFTAILSEFYYISYSKSRDAAGGAPYGGSNIGMGTYS